One Solibacillus isronensis DNA segment encodes these proteins:
- the purB gene encoding adenylosuccinate lyase produces the protein MIERYTRPEMGAIWTEENKFKAWLEVEILACEAWAEIGEIPKEDVAKLRANASFDINRIYEIEQETRHDVVAFTRAVSETPALGDEKKWVHYGLTSTDVVDTALSYLIKQANEILRKDLHQFIAILTEKAKEHKFTVMMGRTHGVHAEPTTFGLKLALWLEEMRRNLVRFEEAAKVIETGKMSGAVGTYANINPRVESYVCEHLGLAAAPISTQTLQRDRHAQYFSTLALIATSIEKFATEIRGLQKSETREVEEGFAKGQKGSSAMPHKRNPIGSENMTGMARLMRGYMLTAYENVALWHERDISHSSAERVIIPDATITLNYMLNRFGNILKNLTVFPDNMKRNMERTFGLIYSQRILLALIDKGLSREEAYDTVQPLTARAWDEQTQFRPLVEASEEITAHLSPEEIADCFDYNYHIQNVDLIFERLGLN, from the coding sequence ATGATAGAACGCTATACACGTCCTGAAATGGGTGCAATTTGGACTGAAGAAAATAAATTTAAAGCATGGCTTGAAGTAGAGATTTTAGCTTGTGAAGCCTGGGCTGAAATTGGTGAAATTCCAAAAGAGGATGTAGCAAAATTACGTGCAAATGCATCATTTGATATCAATCGTATTTATGAAATTGAGCAGGAAACACGTCATGATGTAGTAGCATTTACACGAGCTGTTTCGGAAACACCTGCACTTGGTGATGAAAAGAAATGGGTACACTACGGTTTAACTTCAACGGACGTTGTAGATACAGCACTATCATATTTAATCAAACAGGCGAATGAAATTTTACGGAAAGATTTACATCAATTCATCGCTATTCTGACTGAAAAAGCGAAAGAGCATAAATTTACAGTAATGATGGGACGTACGCACGGTGTGCATGCAGAACCGACAACATTTGGTTTAAAGCTGGCATTATGGCTTGAAGAGATGCGCCGTAACTTAGTACGTTTTGAAGAAGCCGCAAAAGTAATCGAAACAGGTAAAATGAGCGGTGCTGTCGGAACATATGCCAATATTAACCCGCGTGTGGAAAGCTATGTATGTGAACATCTTGGATTAGCAGCTGCACCAATTTCTACACAGACATTACAGCGTGACCGTCATGCACAATACTTTTCTACATTGGCATTAATCGCTACATCAATTGAAAAGTTTGCGACAGAAATCCGCGGACTGCAAAAATCTGAAACACGTGAAGTGGAAGAAGGGTTTGCGAAAGGGCAAAAAGGTTCTTCTGCTATGCCGCATAAGCGAAACCCAATCGGCTCTGAAAATATGACAGGTATGGCACGATTGATGCGCGGTTACATGCTGACAGCTTATGAGAATGTAGCTTTATGGCATGAACGTGATATTTCCCATTCTTCAGCTGAACGTGTAATTATTCCGGATGCCACAATTACATTAAATTATATGTTAAATCGTTTCGGTAATATTTTGAAAAACTTAACTGTATTCCCTGACAATATGAAACGCAATATGGAGCGTACATTTGGTCTGATCTACTCTCAGCGTATTTTACTTGCGTTAATCGACAAAGGATTATCACGTGAGGAAGCGTACGATACGGTTCAGCCATTAACAGCGCGAGCTTGGGATGAGCAAACACAATTCCGTCCGCTTGTGGAAGCGAGTGAAGAAATCACAGCGCATCTATCACCGGAAGAAATTGCAGACTGCTTTGACTACAACTACCATATTCAGAATGTTGATTTGATTTTCGAACGTTTAGGTCTTAACTAA
- a CDS encoding NETI motif-containing protein translates to MAKKQVWYEVEENETIEQCLERMKKDGYMPFGRREEPVFEEVNGEPVYLRQKIQFKGILIED, encoded by the coding sequence TTGGCTAAAAAGCAAGTATGGTATGAAGTAGAAGAAAATGAAACAATCGAGCAATGCCTTGAAAGAATGAAGAAAGATGGCTATATGCCATTTGGACGAAGAGAAGAACCTGTATTTGAAGAGGTAAATGGCGAACCTGTTTACTTACGTCAAAAAATACAATTTAAAGGTATATTAATAGAAGATTAA
- a CDS encoding LolA family protein: protein MKKLIYSAAVVLTLSLAACSNEESYSPQEILDQAMQETSELDSFYGEYKMTMDDGTEILSKQWEKNGKTRVEMVDSTGEESIAVNDGKTITSYSKTMNEAIIFELGPDMENLVRPTLKEQALRTLEQIKNSHDITIGEEEKIADHETYHLIAKAKKQNTLIGDMEVWVDKKTWMTLKTISVSGDMKITSEFTKFEPNSKIDDSIFILDIPEDANVKIEPFQPIEQLTEQEAVEKLGPFLIFSESLGYTLEGIEDMGMAETEEIVLTYSKNGEQQFSLSIFKPMESIGEDEEIIEVRGQKGSKIDLETFKLLQWDEEGLRYNIIIENPDLTFEDILELTEQMEYIK from the coding sequence ATGAAAAAATTGATTTATTCAGCAGCAGTAGTTTTAACGCTATCTTTGGCAGCATGCAGCAATGAAGAAAGTTATTCACCCCAGGAAATATTAGATCAGGCGATGCAGGAAACGTCTGAGCTTGATTCTTTTTATGGAGAATATAAAATGACAATGGATGACGGGACCGAAATACTTTCAAAGCAATGGGAGAAAAACGGAAAGACTCGTGTAGAGATGGTTGACTCCACAGGAGAGGAATCAATTGCTGTTAACGACGGTAAAACAATAACATCCTATTCGAAAACAATGAATGAAGCAATCATCTTTGAGCTCGGTCCAGACATGGAAAACTTAGTTCGACCAACGTTAAAAGAGCAGGCATTACGTACATTAGAACAAATAAAAAATTCCCATGATATTACGATTGGTGAAGAAGAAAAGATTGCCGATCATGAAACGTACCATTTAATCGCAAAAGCTAAAAAGCAAAATACGCTTATTGGAGATATGGAAGTTTGGGTTGATAAAAAAACATGGATGACATTAAAGACAATATCTGTAAGTGGCGATATGAAAATAACTTCTGAATTCACAAAATTTGAACCGAACAGTAAAATTGATGATTCCATATTTATTCTGGACATTCCGGAAGATGCTAATGTAAAAATTGAGCCTTTTCAGCCAATCGAACAATTAACAGAGCAGGAAGCTGTCGAGAAGCTAGGCCCCTTTTTAATCTTCTCCGAATCACTTGGTTACACATTGGAAGGAATTGAAGATATGGGGATGGCGGAAACTGAAGAGATTGTGTTAACGTATTCTAAAAACGGTGAGCAGCAATTTTCTCTTTCAATCTTCAAGCCAATGGAGTCCATCGGTGAAGATGAAGAGATAATTGAAGTACGCGGACAAAAAGGATCTAAAATTGATTTGGAGACTTTCAAATTACTTCAATGGGATGAAGAGGGCTTACGCTATAATATAATTATTGAAAATCCTGACTTAACATTTGAGGATATACTGGAGTTAACAGAACAAATGGAGTATATAAAATAA
- the purK gene encoding 5-(carboxyamino)imidazole ribonucleotide synthase, which yields MTKMIYPGQTIGIIGGGQLGRMMAVAAKEAGYKIAVLEPTMDSPCGQVADIRIVAAYDDEAALEELAEVSDVITYEFENIDYDGLKRLTQMAYVPQGAELVRITQNRVTEKQMIVDAGCPVAPYIVASTYEQLQEDIGKIGFPCIVKTARGGYDGKGQQLLKSAEDLPLAKELFAYSQCIAEGFVPFTKEISVIVQRNGDGETYCLPVGENIHINHILHETIVPARIEQSTAQLAEEAALKIADSLQLIGTLAVEMFVLEDGSIVINECAPRPHNSGHYSIEACNISQFTQHIRAVCGWPLRKPKLWAPSIMVNVLGQHVVPLTNSISKFPDWSVHLYGKSEAKVNRKMGHVTIMTDDINTALQQIKDSGIWPE from the coding sequence GTGACGAAAATGATTTACCCTGGACAAACAATCGGCATTATCGGCGGTGGTCAGCTTGGTCGTATGATGGCAGTTGCGGCAAAAGAAGCCGGCTATAAAATCGCAGTACTGGAGCCAACAATGGATTCGCCTTGTGGGCAAGTGGCAGACATACGAATTGTCGCAGCTTACGATGATGAAGCAGCATTGGAAGAGCTGGCGGAAGTAAGTGATGTCATAACATATGAGTTTGAGAACATCGATTACGATGGCTTAAAGCGTTTAACACAAATGGCCTATGTTCCTCAAGGTGCAGAGCTTGTGCGCATTACACAAAATCGTGTAACAGAAAAGCAGATGATTGTTGATGCAGGCTGTCCGGTTGCGCCATATATTGTCGCTTCTACATATGAACAGCTTCAAGAGGACATCGGAAAAATCGGCTTCCCATGTATCGTAAAAACAGCACGGGGCGGTTATGACGGGAAAGGCCAGCAGTTATTGAAATCTGCTGAGGACTTACCGTTAGCAAAAGAATTATTTGCATATTCACAGTGTATTGCAGAGGGCTTTGTTCCATTTACAAAAGAGATTTCAGTCATCGTTCAACGCAATGGAGACGGTGAAACTTACTGCTTGCCTGTCGGAGAAAACATTCATATAAATCATATTTTACATGAAACGATTGTGCCGGCACGTATCGAACAGTCGACAGCACAATTAGCTGAGGAAGCTGCTCTAAAAATTGCGGATTCACTACAACTGATTGGTACATTGGCAGTTGAAATGTTCGTCCTTGAAGATGGCAGTATCGTAATTAACGAATGCGCACCACGTCCGCATAACTCAGGCCATTATTCGATTGAGGCATGCAATATTTCACAGTTTACTCAGCATATTCGTGCAGTATGCGGGTGGCCGCTACGTAAACCAAAACTGTGGGCGCCATCGATTATGGTGAATGTACTTGGTCAGCATGTCGTTCCATTAACAAATTCAATTTCGAAGTTTCCTGACTGGTCAGTACATTTGTACGGGAAATCAGAAGCAAAGGTAAATCGAAAAATGGGTCATGTCACAATCATGACAGATGATATAAATACAGCATTACAACAAATTAAAGACTCTGGTATCTGGCCGGAGTAA
- the purC gene encoding phosphoribosylaminoimidazolesuccinocarboxamide synthase: MNKGQLLYEGKAKRLYTTEDTEILFVEYKDSATAFNGEKKAEIAGKGNLNNQITTLLFEKLQANGIESHFVKRLSANEQLVRKVEIIPIEVVTRNIAAGSLAKRLGLDEGTPLKRPIVEFYYKDDALGDPLITTEHIDVLNIATPMEVEQLYNAALHVNEVLLPIFTAVGVTLVDFKLEFGRDKGGNILLADEISPDTCRLWDSSTKQKLDKDVFRRDLGNLTEVYEIILQKLGGN; encoded by the coding sequence ATGAATAAAGGCCAGCTTTTATATGAAGGGAAAGCAAAACGATTATATACAACAGAAGATACTGAAATACTTTTTGTTGAATACAAAGATAGTGCGACAGCATTTAATGGTGAGAAAAAAGCCGAGATTGCTGGAAAGGGAAATTTAAACAACCAAATTACGACGTTACTTTTCGAAAAGTTACAAGCAAACGGAATTGAGTCACATTTCGTAAAAAGGCTTTCAGCGAACGAACAGCTTGTACGTAAAGTCGAAATTATTCCAATCGAAGTTGTTACACGCAATATTGCTGCAGGCAGCCTGGCAAAACGTCTAGGCTTGGATGAGGGTACTCCACTAAAGCGTCCGATCGTCGAATTTTACTATAAAGATGATGCATTAGGTGATCCGCTGATTACAACAGAGCATATTGATGTGCTGAATATCGCAACACCAATGGAAGTAGAACAGCTGTATAATGCGGCACTGCATGTGAATGAAGTGCTGCTACCGATTTTTACTGCTGTTGGTGTAACGCTAGTCGACTTCAAACTGGAATTTGGTCGTGATAAAGGCGGCAATATTTTACTTGCCGATGAAATTTCTCCTGACACTTGTCGTTTATGGGACTCTAGTACAAAGCAAAAGCTTGATAAAGACGTATTCCGCCGTGATTTAGGCAATCTAACGGAAGTATATGAAATTATATTACAAAAACTTGGAGGCAACTAA
- the purQ gene encoding phosphoribosylformylglycinamidine synthase subunit PurQ: protein MKFAVLVFPGSNCDIDMFHAIKDELGEEVEYVWHTATSLDGFDGALVPGGFSYGDYLRCGAMANQSNIMSALKEFAAQGKPVLGVCNGFQILTEAELLPGALIRNKNLKFMCRTVQLKVENNNTLFTNGYEEGEVINIPIAHGEGNYYCDDETLASLQANNQIVFTYEGENPNGSLADIAGIINKEGNVLGMMPHPERAANEIVGGADGLKLFKSIVKQWREQHVNN, encoded by the coding sequence ATGAAATTTGCAGTGCTCGTTTTCCCGGGGTCTAACTGTGATATCGACATGTTTCATGCGATTAAGGACGAGTTAGGTGAAGAAGTAGAATATGTTTGGCATACAGCTACAAGTCTAGACGGATTTGACGGGGCATTAGTGCCTGGCGGTTTCTCATATGGAGATTATTTACGTTGTGGCGCAATGGCAAACCAATCAAACATTATGTCGGCTCTAAAAGAGTTTGCAGCACAAGGCAAACCAGTGTTAGGTGTTTGTAATGGATTCCAAATTTTAACGGAAGCAGAGCTGTTACCAGGAGCTCTTATCCGCAATAAAAACCTGAAATTCATGTGTCGTACAGTACAGCTGAAAGTTGAAAACAACAACACATTATTTACAAACGGATATGAAGAGGGAGAAGTAATCAATATTCCGATCGCGCACGGTGAAGGCAACTACTACTGTGATGACGAAACATTAGCCTCTTTACAAGCCAATAACCAGATTGTCTTTACATATGAGGGTGAAAATCCGAACGGTTCTTTAGCGGATATCGCAGGAATTATCAATAAAGAAGGCAATGTACTCGGCATGATGCCACATCCAGAGCGTGCTGCAAATGAAATCGTTGGTGGCGCAGACGGTCTTAAACTATTTAAATCAATTGTGAAGCAGTGGAGGGAACAGCATGTTAACAACTAA
- the purE gene encoding 5-(carboxyamino)imidazole ribonucleotide mutase produces the protein MNPKIGVIMGSSSDWETMKHACDILDELQVPYEKQVVSAHRTPDLMFEYAEAARGRGIQVIIAGAGGAAHLPGMVAAKTTLPVIGVPVQSRALNGLDSLLSIVQMPGGVPVATVAIGKAGATNAGLLATQILGAFDQELAAKLEARREATKAQVLESTGDLT, from the coding sequence ATGAATCCGAAAATTGGCGTTATTATGGGAAGTTCAAGTGATTGGGAAACGATGAAGCATGCTTGTGACATTTTGGACGAGCTGCAAGTGCCTTATGAAAAGCAAGTCGTTTCAGCACATCGCACACCAGATTTAATGTTTGAATATGCGGAAGCTGCACGTGGACGCGGTATTCAAGTAATTATTGCAGGGGCTGGTGGAGCAGCTCATTTACCAGGTATGGTAGCAGCAAAAACGACATTACCTGTAATAGGGGTACCTGTACAGTCACGTGCGCTAAACGGACTCGATTCACTATTATCGATTGTCCAAATGCCAGGTGGTGTACCTGTCGCAACTGTAGCAATCGGCAAGGCAGGAGCAACAAATGCGGGCCTGCTTGCAACGCAAATTTTAGGAGCGTTTGATCAGGAGCTTGCTGCAAAGCTTGAGGCAAGACGTGAAGCGACAAAAGCTCAAGTTTTGGAAAGCACAGGTGACTTAACGTGA
- the purS gene encoding phosphoribosylformylglycinamidine synthase subunit PurS, giving the protein MKKVKIYVTLKESILDPQGSAVQGSLQKIGYSEVSDVRIGKYLEVTIEDTDRDINTIVKEMCEKVLTNTVIEKYRYEVEEA; this is encoded by the coding sequence ATGAAGAAAGTTAAAATATATGTAACATTAAAAGAAAGCATCCTGGATCCACAAGGTTCTGCAGTTCAAGGCTCATTGCAAAAAATCGGCTATAGTGAAGTTTCTGACGTACGTATCGGCAAGTATTTGGAAGTTACAATCGAAGATACTGACCGTGACATCAATACAATCGTGAAAGAAATGTGCGAAAAAGTATTAACGAACACGGTGATTGAAAAGTACCGTTACGAAGTTGAGGAGGCATAA